A DNA window from Phragmites australis chromosome 11, lpPhrAust1.1, whole genome shotgun sequence contains the following coding sequences:
- the LOC133883859 gene encoding NDR1/HIN1-like protein 13 produces the protein MEDRVYPAAKPNPPPAAAANGGGAPASFPAPKPQMYQRPIYRPQAPAKRRRGRSCRCSFCCCFCWALLAVILLAVLAAVAGGAFYLLYRPHRPSFTVSSVRLTAINLTDSATAPVLTDSITLTVTAKNPNKKIVYLYDDFSLSAATAANGVPLGDATVPGFTHQAGNTTVFTATIAANGVTVDPSGASSDIKKSSGFNVVLDGETRAGVRVGSLKTKKIGIQVHCEGIKVTPPPPPPPAPKKVKGKNSTVLAPAPAPSVADTTTATVSTAAHSCKVRVRVKIWKWTF, from the coding sequence ATGGAAGACCGCGTCTACCCCGCCGCCAAGCCCAACCCGCCTCCGGCAGCGGCGGCCAACGGCGGAGGTGCACCGGCGTCGTTCCCGGCTCCCAAGCCGCAGATGTACCAGCGCCCCATCTATCGGCCGCAGGCCCCCGCCAAGCGCCGGCGCGGGCGGTCCTGCCGGTGCagcttctgctgctgcttctgctggGCGCTGCTGGCGGTCATCCTCCTCGCGGTCCTCGCCGCCGTGGCTGGGGGCGCCTTCTACCTGCTCTACCGCCCGCACCGCCCGTCCTTCACCGTATCCTCCGTCCGCCTCACCGCGATCAACCTCACCGATTCTGCCACCGCGCCCGTCCTCACCGACTCCATCACCCTCACCGTCACCGCCAAGAACCCCAACAAGAAGATCGTCTACTTGTACGACGACTtctccctctccgccgccacggccgccaACGGCGTTCCGCTCGGGGACGCCACCGTGCCGGGGTTCACGCACCAGGCCGGGAACACCACCGTCTTCACCGCCACCATCGCTGCCAACGGCGTCACCGTCGACCCCAGCGGCGCCAGCTCCGATATCAAGAAGTCTAGTGGGTTCAATGTCGTCCTCGACGGCGAGACGCGCGCCGGGGTCAGGGTCGGCAGCCTCAAGACAAAGAAGATTGGCATCCAGGTGCACTGTGAGGGCATCAAGGTCACTCCcccacccccgcccccgccggcgCCAAAGAAGGTCAAGGGGAAGAACAGCACTGTCCTTGCTCCTgctccggcgccgtcggtcgcCGACACGACGACGGCGACAGTGAGCACCGCCGCGCACTCGTGCAAGGTCAGAGTCCGTGTCAAGATCTGGAAATGGACTTTCTAG